The genomic interval GTGTTGCGGCCAATCCCTAACAGAGAGGCTGCATGGCTGATGTGGTGATCGGTATGCTGCAAAGTGGTGTGGATTAATGTGTCATCAAATTGTTTAAGCAGCGTTTGATAGGTATTACCGGGATGATCACGCAAGGTCTCGCGAACCACATGCACAAGTGCTGTGCGCCAATCGGTAGTATCAGGATCAGATTGGCCAGTGCTTGTCGTGTGCTCACCTAATTGAAAATCAGCCACATTAATGGTTTCTGTGGCGCTTAGAATTGTCAGCTGATGGCAGAGGTTTTCCAGTTCACGGATGTTACCGGGCCAGCTGTAGTGTTGCAGTGCGCTTAAAGCGCTACGATCAAGCTGCTTACGCGTCATATTATGCGCCTTAGCAGCACGATCAAGATGAAACTCGAGCAGGGCGGGGATGTCTTCGCTGCGTTCACGTAAGGGCGGGAGATGGAGATGAATCACGTTTAGACGATGATAGAGGTCAGCGCGAAAGGCGCCAGCATCGGCCTGTTCGCTAAGATTCTTATGGCTCGCTGCGATGATGCGGACGTTAGCCGTTTTCAGGGTTTGCCCACCAATGCTGTAGTAGTTGCCCTCAGCGAGTGCGCGCAATAATTTGGCTTGCAGTGGCAGCGGCATGTCGCCGATTTCATCTAAAAATAGGGTGCCGCCCTCAGCTTGGGCAAAACGACCTTGGCGGGTGCTGGTCGCGCCAGTAAATGCGCCTTTTTCGTGACCAAAAAGTTCGGCTTCAGCAAGCTCTGGTGGGATCGCCGCCATATTCAGCGCGACAAAAGGACCATTGGCTACCGGACTGTGTTTATGGAGTGCTCGAGCGATCAGCTCCTTACCTGTGCCGGTTTCGCCGCTGATCAGGACATTGACTGTGGTTTTTGCCAGTCGCCCGATCGCGCGATAAAGCTGTTGCATGGCGGGACTATTGCCGATAATGTCACGGCTCAGCGCTTGTGGTTCTTGTCGTTGCGGGACGGGTTGTTTTGTGCTCGGCCGTAGCGCTTGTTTGCTCAGACGTTTGAGTTCTTCAAGGTCAAAGGGTTTTGGGAGATAATCAAACGCGCCTTGCTGGTAGGCATTAACCGTGATATCGAGATCAGAGTAAGCGGTGGTGATGATAAAGGGTAGATCAGGAAAGCGTCGATGCGCGTGCTCAAGTAATTCCAGACCACTAAGCCCAGGCATGCGGATATCGCTGATAATCAGCGCTGGTGCACTGTGGCTCTGTGCAATCGCATCGAGCGCTTCTAAAGCGTTGCTAAAGGCACGGGTTTTATAGCCCCAGTCTTGTAGGCTGTCTTCGATAATAAAGCGAATCGCATCGTCATCATCAATGACCCAAATACGCTCACTCATCTGAGACCTCCAAAGGTAAAATCACCGAAAGACACGTTTTTCCTGGCTCGCTGTCGAGCTCCAGGCAGCCATGATGTTGGTGCACGATATGTTGCACAATCGCGAGTCCTAAGCCGCTCCCTTGGTTAAAGTGGCTGATCATTGGCTGAAAAATGGCGGTATGAAGTGACTCAGGAATGCCGCAGCCTTGATCATGGACACGGATGGCCACCGCATGGCGGTGACGTCGTTCGCCAATCGTGTATTGGTGCACGATTTCTGTACCAAGATAAATATTGCCGTCGTAATCGCTCGCTTTAGCCGCGTTACTGAGCAGGTTGAGTATCACTTGATGGATTTGACCAGCATCAATGGCAATTTCCGGGATGCTCGGGTCGTAGTGCCTGCTGATATGGATATTTTGGTGTTCGCTGGCGCTGCTAAACCCTGCAATCGCGTCTTCAATCACCCGATGAATGTTCTCTGGACGTGTTTCTGTTTTGCCCTCAGCAGACATCGTTTTCAGCAGGGCGTTTAGCCGGTCAGTTTGGGTAATGATAATGTCAATATAACGCTGATTATCAGGATCAATTCGTTCACGAACGCGCTGCGCTGCGCCTTTTATGCCGGCTAAAGGATTACGGATTTCATGAGCAAGATTACGTAGCAGCAGTTGGTTATGCTCGGCCTGCATTTGTAGCGTTCGGCTGCGGATGATGCCATCAGCGCGGGCAAACAGGTGCAGCTCAATCAAAAACTGTTGTTCGTCGATTTGGCGCAAGGCAATATCTGCGCGGTGGCGCTTGTGTTGGGTAGGGAAAACCAATCTTGTGTTGCGTTCGATGACGCTTTGGTGCTGGTGGCGGGCGAATTCAAGCAGTGATGGCCAGCCTTCAGGATGTTTGATGTGTTCGCTTAATGATTGATGTCTGGTATGGGAAATGCTGCTACCAATCAGATCTTCGGCACTGGCGTTCAAATCAAGCACACGGGTTTGGTCATCGACAACGATGAGGGCAACATGTAGATGGTCGCTAAAGGACATCGCTGATTCCCGTGGCTAAGAAAGAAGGGCAGGCCCCGCGCTGTGTGGCGGGGCGTGCGGTGATCGCTGTTTAACAGCTGTAGTAGAGTTCGAATTCCAGTGGGTGTACTTGCAAGCGCATTTTTTCCACTTCTTCGCGTTTGAGCGCGATGTAACCAGCAAGCAGGTCTTCGCTAAAGACATCACCGGCTTTCAAGAAGTCACAATCAGCTTCCAAAGCATCAAGGGCTTGTTCAAGAGAAAACGCAACCTGTGGGATGTTATCGGCTTCTTCCGGTGGAAGATCATACAAATCTTTATCCATCGCCTC from Suttonella sp. R2A3 carries:
- the ntrC gene encoding nitrogen regulation protein NR(I), with the protein product MSERIWVIDDDDAIRFIIEDSLQDWGYKTRAFSNALEALDAIAQSHSAPALIISDIRMPGLSGLELLEHAHRRFPDLPFIITTAYSDLDITVNAYQQGAFDYLPKPFDLEELKRLSKQALRPSTKQPVPQRQEPQALSRDIIGNSPAMQQLYRAIGRLAKTTVNVLISGETGTGKELIARALHKHSPVANGPFVALNMAAIPPELAEAELFGHEKGAFTGATSTRQGRFAQAEGGTLFLDEIGDMPLPLQAKLLRALAEGNYYSIGGQTLKTANVRIIAASHKNLSEQADAGAFRADLYHRLNVIHLHLPPLRERSEDIPALLEFHLDRAAKAHNMTRKQLDRSALSALQHYSWPGNIRELENLCHQLTILSATETINVADFQLGEHTTSTGQSDPDTTDWRTALVHVVRETLRDHPGNTYQTLLKQFDDTLIHTTLQHTDHHISHAASLLGIGRNTLTRKRKDASQQS
- a CDS encoding nitrogen regulation protein NR(II), with amino-acid sequence MSFSDHLHVALIVVDDQTRVLDLNASAEDLIGSSISHTRHQSLSEHIKHPEGWPSLLEFARHQHQSVIERNTRLVFPTQHKRHRADIALRQIDEQQFLIELHLFARADGIIRSRTLQMQAEHNQLLLRNLAHEIRNPLAGIKGAAQRVRERIDPDNQRYIDIIITQTDRLNALLKTMSAEGKTETRPENIHRVIEDAIAGFSSASEHQNIHISRHYDPSIPEIAIDAGQIHQVILNLLSNAAKASDYDGNIYLGTEIVHQYTIGERRHRHAVAIRVHDQGCGIPESLHTAIFQPMISHFNQGSGLGLAIVQHIVHQHHGCLELDSEPGKTCLSVILPLEVSDE